A window of the Lactuca sativa cultivar Salinas chromosome 7, Lsat_Salinas_v11, whole genome shotgun sequence genome harbors these coding sequences:
- the LOC111903985 gene encoding cold-responsive protein kinase 1 — translation MGWSCFGSKRVQKKEINTHPELEGFPLDNIRNFSYRELRLATDNFDRSAKIGRGGFGVVYKGILNNGTQIAVKALSAESKQGVREFLAEINAIANVRHRNLVELIGCCVEGTHRILVYEFLENNSLDSALLGKKMHIAELDWKRRSEICIGTARGLAYLHEELEPHIVHRDIKASNILLDKHFTPKIGDFGLAKLFPDTITHISTKIAGTTGYLAPEYVLGGQLTLKADVYSFGVLVLEIISGRGSSTSGWGPSQKLLLEWAWELYEEEKLLELVDPELKTYDSEEVIKYIKVAFFCTQATASRRPIMSQVVDMLSRNIRLNEKQLTPPGFFQDSSGNKKVSSDASTSRQITSFPTTITQVTPR, via the exons ATGGGTTGGAGCTGCTTTGGTTCCAAACGTGTACAAAAGAAAGAGATAAACACTCATCCAGAATTAGAAG GTTTTCCTCTTGATAACATAAGGAATTTTTCATATAGAGAATTAAGATTAGCAACTGATAACTTTGATCGAAGTGCAAAGATCGGGCGAGGTGGTTTTGGAGTCGTTTACAAg GGAATCCTCAACAATGGAACACAAATTGCTGTAAAAGCGCTTAGTGCTGAATCAAAGCAGGGAGTTCGTGAATTTTTAGCAGAAATAAATGCGATAGCAAATGTGAGACATCGAAACCTAGTCGAGTTGATCGGGTGTTGCGTTGAAGGAACTCATCGTATTTTAGTGTATGAATTTTTGGAAAATAACAGCCTTGACTCTGCGCTTTTAG GTAAAAAGATGCATATTGCAGAGCTGGATTGGAAGCGAAGATCTGAGATCTGCATTGGAACAGCACGTGGTCTTGCATATCTTCATGAAGAACTTGAGCCACATATTGTGCATAGAGACATTAAAGCTAGTAATATACTTCTAGACAAACATTTCACACCAAAAattggagattttggattggCTAAACTTTTTCCAGATACCATCACTCATATAAGCACCAAAATAGCCGGAACTAC TGGTTATTTGGCTCCTGAATACGTATTGGGCGGGCAGTTGACATTGAAAGCGGACGTTTATAGCTTTGGGGTCCTCGTTCTTGAGATAATTAGCGGTAGAGGCAGTTCAACGTCAGGTTGGGGTCCATCACAGAAACTTCTATTGGAATGG GCGTGGGAGCTGTATGAAGAGGAGAAGCTGTTGGAGCTAGTGGATCCAGAGCTAAAAACATATGATTCGGAGGAAGTGATAAAGTACATAAAAGTagcttttttttgtactcaagcGACCGCCAGCCGTAGGCCAATTATGAGCCAGGTTGTCGACAtgttgtcaagaaacattcgacTAAACGAAAAACAACTGACGCCGCCAGGTTTTTTCCAAGATTCTAGTGGGAATAAAAAGGTATCTTCTGACGCTTCCACCAGCCGCCAGATAACTTCTTTTCCCACCACAATTACACAAGTAACCCCTCGATGA